The Scyliorhinus torazame isolate Kashiwa2021f chromosome 7, sScyTor2.1, whole genome shotgun sequence genome has a window encoding:
- the LOC140426333 gene encoding T-cell acute lymphocytic leukemia protein 1 homolog: protein MVKQLRRRRLPLFYTMMEKVGLDLGEHRSDDLSPVQKDFSRHRADPEEAENTSEPADQSNEGHQLQAQQQSASNDGVSKETRHDSTDPLSEVPVINLMQRGAQPINESDQKGTFPQSVPTTELSRPPVPLTLPSAASENRMVQLTAAHLPLPTARAMLYNSTSQYQSLPLLNSDPEPFNMFSNNRVKRRPAPYDVEVTTGVAQPKIVRRIFTNSRERWRQQNVNGAFAELRKLIPTHPPDKKLSKNEILRLAMKYINFLAKLLSDQEQEGEQRGIQIKEADSTRLASDDIQEMSPDSSCGSCFDGTGSPGSLSEEHDHLESRHGNHRHSILPPDVNGQR, encoded by the exons ATGGTAAAGCAATTAAGGCGGCGAAGACTTCCGCTTTTCTATACGATGATGGAAAAAGTCGGGTTGGATCTTGGTGAGCATCGCAGCGATGACCTGAGTCCTGTTCAGAAAGATTTCTCCAGACATAGAGCAGACCCTGAGGAAGCGGAAAACACGAGCGAGCCTGCGGATCAATCCAATGAGGGACACCAGCTCCAAGCACAGCAACAATCTGCGTCAAATGATGGGGTTTCCAAGGAAACCAGACACGACTCCACTGATCCCCTATCGGAAGTGCCAGTCATAAACCTGATGCAAAGAGGGGCCCAGCCTATAAATGAGAGTGATCAGAAAGGCACGTTTCCTCAGTCAGTACCGACCACCGAGTTGTCAAGACCCCCGGTGCCTCTGACTCTTCCGAGTGCAGCGAGTGAGAATCGGATGGTGCAGTTAACAGCCGCACACCTCCCTCTGCCAACAGCCAGAGCAATGCTGTACAACAGCACATCCCAGTATCAGAGCCTGCCACTTTTAAACAG TGATCCGGAACCCTTCAACAtgttctccaataacagggtgaaaaGAAGACCAGCTCCTTACGACGTGGAGGTCACTACCG GTGTCGCCCAGCCGAAAATTGTCCGCAGGATCTTCACAAACAGCAGGGAGAGGTGGAGGCAGCAGAACGTGAACGGGGCCTTCGCCGAACTCCGCAAGCTCATCCCGACCCATCCACCCGACAAGAAACTCAGCAAGAACGAGATTCTGCGTCTAGCCATGAAATATATCAATTTCTTGGCCAAGCTGctgagcgatcaggagcaggagggCGAGCAGCGAGGCATACAGATTAAAGAGGCGGACAGTACCAGGCTGGCCAGCGATGACATCCAGGAGATGTCTCCAGACTCGAGCTGTGGAAGCTGTTTCGATGGAACAGGAAGCCCGGGAAGTCTAAGCGAAGAGCACGATCATCTCGAGTCACGACATGGAAACCACCGTCACTCTATACTTCCTCCAGATGTCAATGGACAACGGTGA